The genomic segment CAGCTGCGACACATAGACCGGTCAGCGTAGGTGCTAACGTGCCGTCAGCGGACATCGACTTGACGATAACTTCAGCGATAACCCGGTGTCTAACTCGGAGTTCGCCGGATCCTACCTGAATGATTAAGCCCCGGCGTTGCAATGTATCGAGCGTTTGTAGCGTTGCGTTTGAGACATATCCAACAGCCAAGAGGATTTCGTCTCTCGTCAAGCCAAACCGTAGAGCCGTCGCCACAGCTACGAGACCGTACACTGCTCGCGCATCCACATCGAGGCCCTGCATTTCATCAGAGATTCGCTCTTCGAATTTTCGGCCTGAGGTCGCGGCGAGCATTGCCACCAGCAACTGCCGTCCGGCCTGCTCACGGAATGCTGAGACTTGCTCCCTACGTGACATTCCCTTCAACACGCCGAGCCGGTGATGTACGTGGAGCGCTTCCAGAAGCCCGTCGATATCCCGGTCCGCGAGATGCGGCATGTTCATTTCTTTCGTAGGAATATTGAGACTCTCGAGCCGATCTGCGATTCGGTCAGCTCGGCCAGATCGAACACAAAGCATGACGAGGGGAAAGCCAATTCCCTGCGCTATCTCGGCAGCCATGTTCGGTACTTCTGCTCCATACCGATCGGCATCATCGATAATCAACAGAGGCGGTCGTTGGCGATTCAACATTGACGCCCGGATACTCGAAGGAGCGATATCTATGTCAGTGTCTATCCAACCAACTTCCATCCCAGTGTTTGTCAGCGCGAGACCTAAGGTCATAGCAGCCGTCGATTTTCCTGACCCAGCTGTCCCCGTGAGCAATAAAACGCCACGCGGCGTATCTGTTTCAGTAAGCATCGACCTTGCAACATCGGCGAGCTCGTCGTCTATCTCCCGTCGAGCTGCGCGTTCTTCTCTTATGTCGGCCCACGAAGGAGCTCTTCCGAGCAGGTACTCGCCGACAACATTCTTTTCGTCCGCAGAAAGGCGTCCAACCCTTGGTACCTCCTTGATTTCTTCACTCCTGGAAAAGCTTCTGCGCAGAACACTCAAGCCTTCCGCAGAAACGTCGGCAACCTCCTGTTGGAGCAGCGACGCGAACTCTTCAGCCGTTACGGGAAGGTGCTCGACGTTGAATTGTCTTTCGAGAAGTTCTTTCCGCGCGCGATCCAACGATGGTGTAATGATCAGAGAACGCGGTCGGAACTCCCGCCCACGCGTTTTGCCCTTGCGCCGGAACTCCACGTGCTGCCACAGCGGCGATTCGTCCAACGGCGTCCCTACAAATACCACCGGTCGCGCGAGAACGTCGGCGGCACACTGCGCATACAACGGTTCCTGGC from the Gemmatimonadaceae bacterium genome contains:
- a CDS encoding SIR2 family protein is translated as MSKGDAIPRDVIKYLRERARRGDTILFLGAGFSQASFNASGKSLPLGPELRAGLWAICFPTEPFDPESRLQDLFEQALARHAKDLRAFLERELSVEAATLPPWYANFFALPWYRAYTLNVDNLPDTVNRQATFERPLRTVSAMKPFERVSSRTPAAELEVVHLNGKLEDAPDGVTFSTTQYAERLAGQEPLYAQCAADVLARPVVFVGTPLDESPLWQHVEFRRKGKTRGREFRPRSLIITPSLDRARKELLERQFNVEHLPVTAEEFASLLQQEVADVSAEGLSVLRRSFSRSEEIKEVPRVGRLSADEKNVVGEYLLGRAPSWADIREERAARREIDDELADVARSMLTETDTPRGVLLLTGTAGSGKSTAAMTLGLALTNTGMEVGWIDTDIDIAPSSIRASMLNRQRPPLLIIDDADRYGAEVPNMAAEIAQGIGFPLVMLCVRSGRADRIADRLESLNIPTKEMNMPHLADRDIDGLLEALHVHHRLGVLKGMSRREQVSAFREQAGRQLLVAMLAATSGRKFEERISDEMQGLDVDARAVYGLVAVATALRFGLTRDEILLAVGYVSNATLQTLDTLQRRGLIIQVGSGELRVRHRVIAEVIVKSMSADGTLAPTLTGLCVAAASKVGPTTRRNDKAYRRVKAMMNHDWIFHEIGCSSAKQLYNDIETLMSWDYHYWLQRGSLEVECGDLALAENFLNQAMALNEEDFLVQTEYAYLQLRLAVGDPSAEGARKSLGEGFALIEHVIRTRGASDPHPYHILGKHGLAWSRRGDVTTSEREELLIFLVRMVDAGHKNHPRDERLRELYVELQNERLGVS